From the Pungitius pungitius chromosome 6, fPunPun2.1, whole genome shotgun sequence genome, one window contains:
- the kitlga gene encoding kit ligand a: protein MKKPKIWIRVCVHLLLFITLGVHSSKFDANPVTDDISRLSILRQNIPKDYKIPVKYIPREEGGMCWVKLNVFNLEESLKRLEDKFGNISSNRKDISIFIQMFQELRISMGSLELIMYEFDCHWREERWQTARYFDFVKDFLRAAQNKEYSDDCDPPPCPTTPYAVTTEEYSNVTPAPSSKDAECETGCNQHAETRALSEVVEQSLLSLLFIPLLALILLLVWKVRSCRNEEDPQQSPGEVGLFPGAEATAPPLDTEISEKNMLNVIEIE, encoded by the exons ATTTGGATACGCGTCTGTGTCCATTTACTGCTGTTCATCACGCTTGGGGTACATTCAAGCAAATTTGACGCCAACCCAGTGACAGATGACATCTCTAGACTTTCTATTCTG AGACAAAATATTCCCAAAGATTACAAAATTCCTGTAAAATACATTCCGAGGGAAGAG gGAGGGATGTGTTGGGTGAAATTAAACGTCTTCAACTTAGAGGAAAGTTTAAAACGTTTAGAGGATAAGTTTGGAAACATTTCCTCCAACAGGAAAGATATTAGCATATTCATCCAAATGTTCCAAGAACTGCGGATCAGCATGGGCTCTTTG gagctGATCATGTACGAGTTTGACTGCCACTGGAGGGAAGAGAGGTGGCAGACGGCGCGCTACTTTGACTTCGTCAAAGACTTCCTCAGAGCCGCACAGAATAAAGAATATTCAGATGACTGCGACCCCCCTCCCTGTCCCACAACACCATACGCAGTAACAACAGAAGAATACTCAAATG TGACACCGGCGCCCAGCAGTAAAGACGCAGAGTGTGAAACAGGCTGCAATCAAC ATGCTGAAACGAGAGCCCTGTCTGAGGTGGTGGAGCAGAGCCTTCTGTCCTTACTGTTCATTCCACTCCTAGCGCTCATATTGCTGCTCGTGTGGAAG GTTCGATCATGTAGGAACGAGGAGGATCCGCAACAAAGTCCTGGAGAAGTTGGACTCTTCCCAGGAGCCGAAGCGACCGCGCCTCCACTAGACACTGAAATATCAGAAAA AAACATGTTGAACGTCATCGAAATAGAGTAA